The following proteins are encoded in a genomic region of Brachypodium distachyon strain Bd21 chromosome 1, Brachypodium_distachyon_v3.0, whole genome shotgun sequence:
- the LOC100823140 gene encoding probable protein phosphatase 2C 55 produces the protein MLLAGGGGSSRGGSSHLTSHKELLLGRGGRSFLFGNTWFMLSTYPARLLHTADRRAPAAAFVAAIHRTPCVRSHGTGQGLLQRGIVMAACGYVFGRAELGAAKRQLEKDSSVGNHTSRIVAMGSVGSAARPEVSFKYRGVEYYKKVGANLKCREQWGSARTFWTSAAGPGSKLSFSVEPWTRDLSTSCVAPYSAGATERQHTLDEAVQDKQMDTASDGKSPASKALKLLSGSCYLPHPAKEATGGEDGHFICVDEQAIGVADGVGGWADHGVDAGLYAKELMSKSIGAIKDEPEGAIDPSRVLEKAFISTKARGSSTACIIALTEQGIHAVNLGDSGFIVVRDGRTVLRSPSQQHDFNFTYQLESGGGSDLPSSAEVFRYPVATGDVIIAGTDGLFDNLYTNEITTIVVEAARAGLGAQATAQKIAALARERALDKNRQSPFAAAAQEAGYRFYGGKLDDITVVVSYVTSATTL, from the exons ATGCTGCtagccggcggcggtggcagcagcagaggcGGCAGCTCACATCTCACCTCCCACAAGGAACTCCTGCTCGGCCGCGGAGGCCGGAGCTTCCTCTTCGGCAACACCTGGTTCATGCTCTCCACCTACCCGGCACGCCTCCTGCACACCGCCGACCGCCGTGCGCCCGCCGCTGCTTTCGTCGCCGCCATCCACCGGACACCCTGCGTGCGCTCGCACGGCACGGGGCAGGGCTTGCTGCAGCGGGGCATTGTTATGGCTGCCTGCGGCTATGTTTTCGGGCGAGCTGAGCTGGGTGCCGCCAAGCGCCAACTGGAGAAGGACTCGTCTGTAGGCAACCACACCTCCCGTATTGTCGCCATGGGATCAGTTGGGAGTGCAGCGAGGCCGGAGGTCTCATTTAAGTATAGAGGGGTGGAGTACTATAAGAAGGTTGGCGCGAACTTGAAATGCCGTGAGCAATGGGGCTCGGCTAGAACATTCTGGACTAGTGCAGCTGGGCCAGGTTCGAAGCTGAGCTTCTCAGTCGAGCCATGGACTCGGGACTTGAGCACGTCATGTGTGGCACCGTATTCTGCTGGAGCTACAGAGCGTCAACATACACTCGATGAGGCAGTACAGGATAAGCAAATGGACACGGCCTCTGATGG AAAGTCACCTGCTTCTAAAGCACTGAAGCTGCTCTCAGGTTCTTGTTACCTGCCTCACCCTGCTAAGGAAGCAACAGGTGGTGAAGATGGCCATTTTATTTGCGTCGATGAACAGGCAATTGGTGTGGCAGATGGTGTTGGTGGTTGGGCAGATCACGGTGTTGATGCTGGACTATATGCGAAGGAGCTAATGAGTAAATCAATTGGTGCTATCAAGGATGAACCGGAAGGTGCAATTGACCCATCAAGAGTTTTGGAAAAGGCTTTTATCAGCACCAAAGCAAGGGGATCATCGACTGCATGTATCATCGCTCTTACAGAGCAG GGTATTCACGCTGTAAATCTTGGGGACAGTGGCTTCATAGTAGTCAGAGATGGACGTACTGTTCTGAGATCACCTTCACAGCAGCATGATTTTAATTTTACTTATCAGCTCGAGAGTGGGGGTGGCAGTGATCTTCCTAGTTCTGCTGAG GTATTTCGTTACCCGGTTGCGACTGGCGATGTCATTATTGCTGGCACGGATGGGCTTTTCGACAATCTTTACACCAATGAAATTACTACTATCGTTGTTGAGGCTGCGAGGGCCGGACTTGGGGCTCAAGCCACAGCACAGAAAATTGCTGCCCTTGCTCGGGAAAGAGCACTGGATAAAAATAGGCAATCAccctttgctgctgctgctcaagaGGCTGGATACCGGTTCTATGGTGGGAAGCTTGATGATATCACGGTTGTCGTGTCGTACGTGACAAGCGCCACAACCTTGTGA